TCTTTCTTCATTGAAATATAGCAAAATTGGATGGAACAGaaatgatcccaactgtttctacaCTGGTGCTGCTACTTTTCTCACCGTGAGTTATCTTTTCATTATCTATATATCATATATGATTTTCAACAATCTTTTTTACGAATTGGTTTGATAACTATGATTTTTTTTTCGTGTTTGTTTCTTAGCTGCTCTATCTCGACCGTACAAAGTTTGATTCTTTTCCTGTTGTACGTGGGCGTCCAGTTTTCAAGAACTGGAAAGGAGCCATTGTGGTTCGTGCAAAGAAAGAGGCTGAGCTCGGATCATTTGGGCTGTTGGAACTTGCAGATGAATATGACGAAGAAGCAGAAAATGGGGAGGGTTTTCTCAAACTTGAAGATGAGGATAAGGCTGATCTGCGTGCGATTGAGgtagttttttttcttttcttttttataaTTCAAACACCTGTTTTTACTAATTAAATCATGCTGTGTTAGTATGATTTTTTGTATACAATCACCCGTGATTGAATTTTTgtatacaatcacatgtgattttatgatataatcacatgtgattgatttTTTGTATACAATCACCTGTTTTCACTAATTAAATAATACTTGATCTGATTATACATTcagtaaataatattatattatgcgAAAACTTTGATCTTTTTTATAACTATTCTAAGCTTTTTGCACATTATATGCAGAGTTATTGTAAAGTTATCGAGGAGAAGTTTAAATTGGTCAATGAGTTGAAGCATTTTTTATCACGGACAATACGTGAAAGTTTGTCCAAGTACCCAGATGAGAAGATATTGATATCTTATGAAAAGAAGTTGAACGAACTCTTTAAAATGGATGTGTGTGATGTGAAGactgatgatgagatggaggatGAGTCAGAGGGAAAATACGATGATGATGTCAACAATGATGAGTCAGAGGGAAAAGACGATGATGATGAGAAGAAGGCCGAGTCAGAGGGAactgacgatgatgatgacgacgatgatgatgagaAGAAGGCTGATTCGGAGAAAAAAGATGAGGGTGATGAGAAGAAGGCTGAttcggagaaaaaagatgatgaatgtGTTGATGTAAACAAGGTTGAGTCTGAGAAAAAGATTGATGATGGGCAATCCAAGGCTGATGATGATGTGAATGATGAGCAAGAAGTTAATCTTGATTCCGATGATCCAATTGTTCCAGTTGTGACAGAAGTTGTAGGTCCAAAGGTTGCTGAGAAAGATGTTgacaaagatcaaaatgaagaagaGTACATATCTTTgacacaatggtttaacaacaacgTTAATGAGGTCGTTGATATTTGTGAAATTATATCTTTACTTAATGCACCAACAAGCCTTACATGGTTACCTGTTCATAATACTCCAACAATGATGAATTTAACACCACCTACTTTTCATCTCTTATCTCAGGAGGATAAATATGAGAACAAGGAGTATGATGAAGCTGTGAAATTGTTAGACAAGGGCAAGTTGGCAAGCAGCCCTAAAGTTGGAAAAACGTTACCGAAACAAACGGCTGTCCAGTCAAAGAAATTTTGTAAAAAAGCTATAAAGAAAGATCGGAAAATCGTTCTTAGATCTGCTTATATCAACAAGCTGACTGCTGTGTCTGACATTCTGACAAACTCTGAGCTTATTTTGGCTATGGAATTATTTTCGATGAAGCTTAGCCCTTCGTGAGTTTtctaaaatttttccttttaatacataCAAATCCTTCTGCTTTAtaagccaatcacatgtgattatattatgaaatcacatgtgattatattcTGAAATTACATGTATTAAACTAACCCCCCCTTTTTTTTGTTTGTTAGTGAGACTGTTTTTGAATCAAGAAAAGGCAGCATGATACACCGTCTTTGTTTGGAATCACTTTGCCCTGATGTTTATGTTGAGGCTAGTGTAATTGATTTATGGAGCTTTATACTGAACGAAGAGCAAAAGTACAGAGGACAATCTAGCCCGTCTAGGTTTTTTTTCCCTTCTTCAATCATTGTAAGTTTTATCGTTTAAAAATTTTTATGTACTATATTAGCTTGCTGTTTGTATCTGTGTGTTATGGTTCTTAATACTTAGTCACATGTGATTGTtatatataatcacatgtgattgttatatatataatcacatgtgattgttatatataatcacatgtgattattatagatatatttacatattattgttatatatgatCACATGTGTTATTTTATTTACAGTATTCTTACTTGTATGACAACAAGAACATGAAAAAGGAAGATAAACTGATGATAATCAAAGAAAGTGCTAATGCTTGGTTTCGATTTTTTCCAAAGCTTGCGTCACTCTGAAAAGTTGATCTTGTATGTTATTTCTGGCTTACATTTGTAGGTCTATTTGCCTTtatatcataatcaattatttgtGTTCTAATAATTTCTTTCTTTTTTGATTTTTACAACAGGTATTTTTCCCAATCTGCAGACATGAGCATTTCTTTGTCTTGGTGATTGACATGAAAGTTCCCAAGCTCTACATACTTGACAACTCTTCGGTAGTTAAAAACTATGCTGCAAGATACGCCAAagttttcaatcttttagttagtgtttattataatatcattacttGTACGTTTTCCACTTCAATATCAGTTTTTTTTGCTTCCCCTGTTTATACTTACTGTTTTTAAACATCtgctcaatcattaatttaataactaTTCATTTTTTCTGATTTTGTTTTTTCCAGCTATATGCTTTTGCTGAACATCTGAAATTTCATAAGCATCCTTTTGCAAATCAAATTGAAAAATTGGAACGAATTAGGATTTCGCTGCCATGGAAAACAATAGATAATGTTGTGGATTGTGGCGTGTTTGCTATGTTCCACATGGATATGTTTAAAGCAAGATTAGAGAATGAGTGGTCTGATGTATTGGTGCCTGAGTCGGCTGAACAAAAGAATCAGCTACGAAAGCTGAGGATTCGCTATGCATCGAAGGTTTTGTCGCATGATCTAAACATACATGCTGAGCAGATGTTAAGAAATGCAAGAAATTTTGCCGCATTCCATGAAAAGAAAGATTATAGGAAGGTTATCATTTCTGCAAAACAATCAAGAGGTGTCCGAGTTGAAAAGGCTAAAAATCAAGAGGTGCATGACCAGCAATCTAATGAAGAGTGAAGTTTTTTGAAGATGTATGTTACTGTTCTGCTTTGATAGTTCAGTGTATGGTTAGATGTAGATGGTTGGAAAGATGTGTTTTGGTTAATGACATGCTAGTGGTTAGATGTTGATGGCTCTTTTGGTCAAGATGTTTTTTGGTTAATGACATGCTACTTGATATTTTAATGCATGGTTTAGATGTTCAGATATTTATTGTCTCTAATGCTTGATGGTTATGATTCTTGGTGGTTGATGGTTGATTAAAAATACTATACAGCTACAAGTTATTCCTCatgcaatcacatgtgatttttgcATTTGCAATCACAAGTGATAATAcataacaatcacatgtgatatTACATATATAATCACTTGTCTTATTCAATCAAATCTGATTGTAATATAAAATCACGTGATTGAACtacttaatcacatgtgattttagtaTATAATCACAACCGTTAACATACTTTATGTGatataaaatcacatgtgattgaactacTTAATCTCATGTCATTGtcttattcaatcacatgtgattgaactacttaatcacatgtgattttagtaTATAATCACAACCGTTAATATACATCGTGTGatataaaatcacatgtgattgaactacTTAATCTCATGTCATTGTCTTATTCAATCAAATCTGATTGTAatataaaatcacatgtgattgaactacttaatcacatgtgattttagtaCATAATCACAACCGTTAACATACATTCTTTTACAAATTGATTTTGCAAAGACCTCTCACCACCATTAGGACCCATCACATAGTTTTTGGGTTTAGGAACTAATTGATTTTACATATATTTCTTAATGTCATTGGctttattcaatcacatgtgattataatataaaatcacatgtgattgaactacttaatcacatgtgattacagTATATAATCACAACTGTTAATATACATTCTGTAAAATCAAAACCATAAATAAAAAAATGTTCCAAACACATTAACAATTTTTAACAGTTGTTCTTGAAATAAAgtaacaaaatataaaaaaatgaaagTCAAACATTTAATAGGAACACCAAAATTAACAATTGTacgaatataaaaaataaaaaataaaaaataaaatcaacGTTTGTCTTTGTCACAACCCCTGCAATTGTGTTCATGTGATCCACAATTACTGCAAGTAATCTTTCTTTTTTTGCTTTCCAAAATTCCTTTCTATTTTCCACTCATGAGACGCTTATCTTTTCCACAACCTTTGTATCTCCCAACGGGTGGGTTTTGTATGTCTAATGAATTAAGCTTTGAAACACCAACCATTTCTTGTATGACATCATCTTTTTTCTTAAACTGTTTTGGCACTTGAGCCTCAACTTCTTTCTTCACCATTTTAACTTTTTCAAGAAGCACTTGTAGCATCGTTTTATCCTGGCCAATTAGTTCAACACAATCATCAACAACTGATGTGATTTCATTAATAGAATTTTGAACAGCAATGTTTTCGTTGCCATATCTGTTTCTCCTTGATCTTAACTCTGGTGGTATTATATCCCTTCTCCAACGCCTCATTATGTATTTTTCATGGATTTCATCTATATTATCGTTCTTCAATACCCAAAA
This window of the Rutidosis leptorrhynchoides isolate AG116_Rl617_1_P2 chromosome 7, CSIRO_AGI_Rlap_v1, whole genome shotgun sequence genome carries:
- the LOC139859642 gene encoding uncharacterized protein; amino-acid sequence: MDGFESAMLKQRSKQESLDVQTIKKNPKLLTLLRIEKHASKVYTNTIFLIIQQEIVAALYKCSLDKMDKEEYTEIFVVKEKLEKRKECSNEGKKNEGSNEGSDEGKKDEGSSMEDKREGSNEEKEFFKYKNDNIDEIHEKYIMRRWRRDIIPPELRSRRNRYGNENIAVQNSINEITSVVDDCVELIGQDKTMLQVLLEKVKMVKKEVEAQVPKQFKKKDDVIQEMVGVSKLNSLDIQNPPVGRYKGCGKDKRLMSGK